The Anolis carolinensis isolate JA03-04 chromosome 2, rAnoCar3.1.pri, whole genome shotgun sequence genome contains the following window.
tggagccatggccatCAAAGGGTGTCAAAGTGCGTTAATTCTAGGTGTAGAAGCACCCCAGGAGTGCCCCGGGCGGGATGGTGGTCCGAGGCGGGCTTGGCCAGAGAGAAAGGGTGCGCCTACATCCCCGTCGCCTTCAAAGTACAATGCAGAGGCAAGGGCTGGGGCTCAGGTGTGCTTGTGGCCCGCTTTGTGTCTCCGCAGGTGAGGGGCGtcggcaaggaggaggaggaggagcccgtCCTGATGCTTCGCTCCGAGTGGAAGAGGGAACTGGCCGAAGGGCAGCTCTACCGGCGGTCCCTGCGTGAGTCCCGCTTCCGAGGAAGGGCGCGTCTGCACTGGAGAAGGAAGGCGGGTTGAGACCCTGCTACTGCCCAGGCTCAGCGCTaggggatcatgggagctgtcgTTAGCcttccgtgattccatagcattgagccagcgtgtcaaattgcactaattctaGATGCGGGTTGGTTGCTTGCTTTGGAGAACCCAGGTCCTAGTCCTAGTGGAACTAGAGCATGGGCAAACGTGagccctccagtgttttggacttcaactcccaccattcctaacagcctcaggtcccttccttttccccctcagccgcttaagcttaagcggctgaggggggaaaggaaagggcctgaggctgttaggaatgatgggagttgaagtccaaaacacctagagggcttaagtttgctcatgcctgaactAGAGGGATTTTCAATCACAGATCTGACTCTTTCTCCTTGAGGGAGAGCTTCTTTCCCGGACCACATAGTAGTTGGTCATGAGATGTCAGCCACAGTGAAGGAAACACAGAAGTAGCCCTAGCTTATCTGTTATCTGTCAACTTATGGATATCCTATgaagttttcttaagcaagggctattcagagagggttttgccaactccttcttctgaaatagagcTTACAGTATTTGtgatggtctcccatctaagtactaaagCACTCtcatttagcttccaagatcagtcagGATCTGATGCATTTAGGACATTCAGGCTGCTCacaagtatagtatagtatagagccctcgatggcgtagtggattaaagcctcatgacttgaaggttgggttgctgacctgaaggctgccaggttcgaatcccacccggggagagcatggatgagctccctctatcagctccagctccatgcggggacatgagagaagcctcccacaaggatggtaaaaacatttttaaaaaacccaaaaaaacatctgggcgtcccctgggcaacgtccttgtagacggccaattctctcactccagaagcgactcaagttgcttctgacacacacacacacatacacacacacacaaacaccaaaCAATATAGTAGGGAGTTCTTCTGGACTCATCGCcaagcctggaacctcaggttttggCAATGGCCAGGGGAGcactcacacaattaaaacttgtatgcCAGTTGCATCTGTACCTTGGGaaatcagacttggccatggtagtccacgctcttgttacatctcaaatagactactgcaacgcactctacatagGGTTtcttttgaagactgtttggaagctttaaGTGGTCTAACAGGTGGCAGCTAGATTCCTTACtagagcagcatacagggagcaacttccctgttgcatcagctccactggcaaTCACAATTCAACATGCTGGCcttagcctataaatccctaaatggttccagtccAGCTTACCTTTCTATGAACCAGTTAGGGCATTAAGATCAGCTGGGAAtatcctgctctcggtcccaccgccgtcacaggtgcaatTGGTgagaacaagagacagggccttctcagtggtgtctCCTCAACTGTGGAACTTCTTCTCCAGTGAGATTAAATTAGCCCCTTCCCTCTTGGTGCttagaaaacaattaaaaacttgtCCACCCAATCCCATCAGAGAGCCTGAAAAGCCTTCAGGTAACCCTCCCCCCGCCCTTAACCTGGGATACCAAGAGTATTGGTTGATCTTAACCAAGTTCATCCATAAAGAgaaaaagacagagaaagagTGGGAGAACAATAGCCATTCAGGAACCTTCTTTTGAGTATTTAGGAATGCAGGTGAAAGTGCCATGTACAGAGTGCATTTCTGAAACAACAGGGTGGGGGGTTGGTTGTCTTTaagggtttgttgttgttgttgttgttgttgttgtgtgccttcagtatTCTTCCGAGATATGACAACTCTAATACgatggggctttcttggcaaggtttgcctCTGTTTTCCTCTAAACTTGTGAAAGTCTTGCCCAAGATTATCCATCCATGGGTCTCCATGGCTGAAAggggattttgaactctaatctAAGGAGCTGTAGTCTCACTcaacccactgcaccatgctaGCTTACTTGAAGAGACAATTTCATAGCTATCTTCTTTTATAGCTGCAGAACATAACATTATCTTGCATTTCTGTTACTGACCAACAAGGATGGTCAGCATTCAGCAtcccttcattgtgtgtgtgaagagagagaggaagagggatCATGTGCAACAAACTCATCTTTCAACAGttctctcccttctcctcctcaaCCTCCATtcattttgcaaaagaaaaaaaacccagttcaGATAGTCTGCCTCAAGACCCAAAAGGCACGACACCATGTTTGATtttagaagctaagcaaggttagtatttggatgccAAGGAATACTAGTTCCTGTAGGCTGtacaggaggaaagaaaaggcaaagcCACTTTTGAGCATTCCTTACCtttaaaaaccctataaaattcatggggtcaccataagtttaaCTTGAAAGCACAATACACACTCAGAGCTCAGTGCTTTCAATATTTTCAGAAAGAGATGAGAATTGTTAACTGTGCCATATCAGTAAAGTTGCTTGAAAAATGCAGATGATCTAATTTTAATGTGTGGCTCTCCACATGTTGCAGGACGCCACACAGCAACCCGCACTCAACCTATCCAGCATAGTCACTAGCTGCCAATCATCAGTACTGAACTTTTGCAGAGACAGGGTGCTCCAGCATGTGCTCATGGTAATCCCAGGTTAAAATGTAAGCCTTGGAAATCATGGATCACTTGGGAAGGCcagctttattatcattatttcatGGGAAGGTTGTGTGATTGACACCTTACAAAAGATGGGTGTGCTTTCCTGCATAAAAAGAAGGAGGAAGTGATGTACTGAAAGCTAAGATGGTAAGATCTGCCATTGTTCTGTTTTTCTGACAACATTTTGGTACAGAATTGTGGTTTGTTTTTGCAAACCCGAAGAAGACAAGAAGCTGTCTTGTACTAGGCCAGACTAGCTGTTCATCTGTTGTCTGCTTTGATGGACAGCATGTTTCTGGGATCTCAAGCGAAGTCTTTCACATCACTTGCTACCAAAAACTATCTCCAACATGCACATACACTCAGTACTGCACATAGCTGTGCTTTGAATTTAAATTGTCACCTGTTGAGATGCTAATTCCCATTTTAAAGTTGACATTAATATGTAGACAATCAAGGGTCAGATTGTACATTCTTACATATTCTCCCTTACAGGGTAGAGTCAGCTGTAAATTAAAGCAGAGTCAAGTGGTTGCCTCTGGCAGTCAACGTGGGGAGCACAGAAAATGGTGAAAGCTGCATGTACCAAATGAGCCACTTTACTTCCAGTCTAATTTACACAGATGCCTTCCAAACAGTTTTGTGTTACTGACACTCAAATCTTGGAAATGCTATTTTTAGGCCTACAGGTCACCAATGCCAATTGGACACTTCTAAGAGCTATAGTTAAACTCTTTGCTAAAAGCCACCCCAGTGTTGAAATAAAATTCCCGTACAAGTCTGACTAGCCTTAATGCATGGAATTAGGGTGAAATTGGGGGGCAGGTGTGGCTCCCATGTCAGTGGAGTAGTGGGCTTTACTCTTGTTTTAGTTTGATTTTTAAAGGAACTATTCAGGGCGATGAACTTATCTGTGGTATAGTGCCTTAGAcacttcctttaaagttcagattaaaagaAATATCGGATCCCCAGCCATGTTGGCATGATAAATACATTGTCATTCACCTGTTACTGACTTATCTTTTACATGAAGTAACAAATGTTTGGCTCTCATTAaggatacaccccccccccccttcttaacTACCAGTCGtttgcaagttggatgtttgtaactgagGGACTGGATGTAGTCATGTATAAAAGTGTTGAGAGTACATGTAGTGCCAAATATGAGCATTttactatgactttggagactagggttcaattccctgcttggACATGGAAATTcctgagtgactttgggcaagtcacactttctcagccttagaaaaCTCTGTGATGGATTAGTCTTGGGATTGAGATAAATTGGAAAGTGTATTGCTTTCCTATTTCCAATTACTGAGATCTAGTTTTTGAGGAGGTGGGGGGCTGCCAGGTCCAGTTTCTAAGTACTAGGGGAATAGATACTTCCCTAAAATACATATATGATTTCACACTTCATGAAGGACTTATACATGTTATACTGTGTTGTCTTGTGCCTAAGTACAAAATGTGAAGTGAAACTCAGCCATCACTTTGAGGTCTTCCATTCTCTTTTGCAGGTTGCATTGACATGCTGAGTATAGACGGGCACTTCACTTTCACTGCTGACCAGCCCCAGCTGCACTGTGCTACGTTCTTCATAGGGGACCCACAAGAGATAATCACACTAGACTTCGATTTCATCAACATTGACTGTCAAGGAGGAGACTTTCTGAAGGTTTGCAATAATGTTTTTGTTCAGGAACAGCTTTTTCAAAAGGTGTGAGCAGAAGTAGACTAAAAGTAGATTCATTTTATTAAGCGACCATGGTGTCAGTTGTGTGCCTTGGGATCATGGTTGTACAAAGAGGGCTCAAAATAGTGACTGATGGTTCAACCCAAAATGTGATTAATCATGAAGGTTGCAAATAGAAACACCCATGAAATCAGACCTAGGAAAAAGGAAAATTCATATAATGACATGGTCATTTCATACtgcttgggggattctgggaattatattccaaataaatattgattttattgaatgTAAATATAAAATTTGAATTAGATACAAGTAAAGAACTATGCATTttacattctttctttcttcatgggatctcaaggtggtttacatataccattttatcctcacaacattTCTGTGAGATCGGGTTAAACTGAGAGGAAGGGTGACTGGCTCAGGCTCAATTAATATATCAGCTTTTTGACCAAATGGGAATTTAAACCTGGATCTTCCAGATGTAGTGCAAAACTCTGATTGATACCCCATAGTCACTGTCATATCTTAGCTGTCCTGAGTACAGAAATCTCTGTACATTAAAGCTTGTTCAGCAATAAAATTAAAGAAAGTAAGTTTCAAGAAGTCACAAAACAGACTGTGGGATTACCAGTAAATTTATAAATTAGATTTAAGTTCACAAAAATGTATACTATAATACATTAATAGTCTTCAAGGTGCCATGAGACTGCTTGTTGTTTGTTCATGTAACAAACTATCCTAGCTACCTATCTGGTATACCTTTAAATTTCCCTATACCTAAATCAGGGGTTTAGAAAATGTTTAGATTTCTCAGTACATTTTAAAGGCAAAGAGGAATCAGAATGGAAAATGGTTCAGAGAATATTGTAGTATCTACATAATTTATGGCTGACTGCAAGAATTTTTGGAGCAGGGCCATTGAGAGTAACACATTTTTTCAGAAAGTGTTTAGGGAGGGGAGAACTAGGAGCCAGCAGCTGTTTCTTTGTATCTGGCACAAGCTTCAAAGTGAGACACTTAGGAAAGTAACAGCTGAAAAAGAGCCTCTTGCCACACAGTCACACGAATGTCACTAAATTGGCACCCCATATAGATGAATTCGATTGCTTCAAGTTTAAATGTCAGGCTTCAGAAATTTGTTTCCTTTAATTAAGGACACTAATTAAAACATTTGAAGTAGAAAACTACAAAGCATGTCAAAATAATTAACTGCTGATATTTGAAGCAGTGACTTTACTGTTGATGTTAGTATCATGTCTTACATAGAACAGATTGGATTAAATTATTGATTAGTAGTAAGAACTGGACAGGCGAGGAGCAGTTGtatgaacaaaacaaagcaatgaACTGTTCTGCAACAAAAATATTAGCACCCTTACCTGCATTAACTGGTATTATATATGTTGAAAAGTATTAACGTTTCAGTAGTTGTCTTTGAATATCAGCAATGGCCTTTAAACCTCATGAACATCTCCCAAACCTAGAATTTTATTTTTCTGATGACTCCACAAAGACCTAGATATAGGACCTTTTCATAGATACTGGAGTGTGTAGTTTGGCACCAGAGAAACTTTGCTGTCtgagaattgtaaatgttttccgTCTCTCACAAACCTCAGTATTTCTTGCTAGTTAATGTTAAATGCAATAATTTTAAGATGTGAAAAGGTCTCAGCAGTGTTACCAATCTAAACCAATGTTGTATATTAAATCGTCCAATTCTAGCTACTTGCCATTTACAGGTTTGGGTGAGTGGGGACAGACAAAGGCAACTTGGAGAAAACTGAAACACTAATAGGCCACTCTATTTGTGTATCCCTCTAGGTGTTTGATGGTTGGATACTGAAAGGTGAGAAGTTTCCTAGCTCCTTGGACCATCCTCTTTCCACTTTGGAAAGATACATAGATTTTTGTGAGGTTGGTCAAATCAAAAGTGCTATCAGATCATCACAGAATGTAGCCATGATCTTCTTCAGGATTCACGACCCAGGAAACGGATTCGCATTAACTGTAAAGAAAAAGCCCAATCTTTTCCGTAAGTTTTGTTTCACATTTCCATTTGTGCCGAAAGGGAAGTAGGGGGAATGCTGGTATTTGAGTCAGGCAATAGGAAAGGATATGCATAAACAATGTTGTGGTAAAGCCTCTTACAGCCCAGACTTAAAGATTTGTTGTGCTAATAAACAGAATGCATTGGGTGAAATATTTATCATGATATCCTGTCAGTGCAGGGCTTTTATCCTGCAGTTGCAGCCAGTCATAGTACTGCAGATGTCATTTTGACGTATGCTTTCGCTTCTTCAAAAATTACCTTGAATCATGTGGTGTAAATTCAAATAAATGCATCATTTCTAGTAGTAATATTTCAGTTCATGCCAGTTTTTGTGCTGCTTGTAAAAATTGACACATTTTCAGACATgtctgtatgtattttaaaaatcctctaCTCTGATTCTTCAAATGCTGTCTTAACTAGATCCGCTCAAATATTTGATTTATTTAGTTTTACTTATTTATGAAATGTCTTGAACAGTTTCCATGCATAGCAGGTAATACAATCTAGTATTAGAcacaaatgatataaaaataatggCAAGGATTAAACAGAAATAAGAGGTGTGCAACAAGAAAGTGAAGAGTAGGCTAAAACATGTTTCTAAATTCCAGGGGCAAATAGGAAAGGTTTGACCTGGCATTGAAATATTGTACCATACATTCTAGCTGTGGTCCTTTGAGGAGAGTATTTCAGATTAGGGGCACCACTACAGAAAAGCCTTGGTTTGGGAGATGGTTCACATGTTTACATTTGGACAGGTTTGAGTAAATGTGCAATTATGAAAGGATTCCTATACAAAAGATAAGCAAAGTATATTCCACGTGTTTTGTGAGTTTGTACCTATATACATTTATTGCAGAAAGTGCAGGGAAAGAAAATCTTGATTGATTCAATGACTTCAGCAGATTGGCAAGGATTATTTCATGTGGCAATTGTTTAATAACAGCAGTAACAAAGTAATCATCATGTATTCATTCAGGTGCTAAATGAACCAGAGCCTCTTTAAcatttgaaatccaaaaatacACACCACCATGATGATAAAAATGACTATGTAATAAGTAGCTCCAATATCCACCATGAACCACAGTTCTCAGCATTGTGAGGAAACCATGACTGTTAAACTGATACAAAATCATTATACCAAAAGTTTTTCCCAGAAGTTTTATCTGCTTTGGTGATTGATCACAGATTCTgagatctgaaatccaaaacacttggaaggcgtATCAAGATGTATCTTTATATTTGCCTTCAAAACATTTGAGTGGATATATGTTATATTACAAAAACTGTTCAGAGAGAGCGTGCGATTAACCCTCTCTTGGCTAGAACCACACAGTAGTCCTAATCTAAACTGACATCCTTCAGATCTGCCTTTGGGATGTATTTTGCAGAGACAGAAGACAGATGCTCACACAATCACTATTCTGATCCTGAGACATCAGATAAAGTTTGTATTGTGTTTCAATCAATAGATTGTGACTAAGTAATTCTGTATCTTTCCCCTGTACTAAAGCTTGCAATGTCATCTCTCAGACCCCT
Protein-coding sequences here:
- the crhbp gene encoding corticotropin-releasing factor-binding protein, whose translation is MELRISGPLVLLFLAALEGESRYFEVRGVGKEEEEEPVLMLRSEWKRELAEGQLYRRSLRCIDMLSIDGHFTFTADQPQLHCATFFIGDPQEIITLDFDFINIDCQGGDFLKVFDGWILKGEKFPSSLDHPLSTLERYIDFCEVGQIKSAIRSSQNVAMIFFRIHDPGNGFALTVKKKPNLFPCNVISQTPVGRFTMVIPHQHRNCSFSIIYPVMIKISDLMLGHLNGLQLKKPSSGCGGVGDFVELLGGNGLDPSKMFPLADLCHSFHGPAQMKVGCDNTVLRMVSSGKHINRVTFEYHQLEQHELEVREENSLEEFCLSSV